Proteins co-encoded in one Meiothermus sp. genomic window:
- a CDS encoding iron ABC transporter permease, giving the protein MAVIGKTGLVGMASGRSSAWMAGLVSLLGLLLLPWVRTDRSFLEFNPNLLAMSTAPVLGAVLLAIALSLTALSLLRLPLVHRGYALVVLGSGGFLAGVGWLVATSAPLGLGALVVLVALLTVVGIGLSESGIIQNDPFVTTSILLSALFVLLFIIYPLFTVLHESVVVKGVFTLSKIQSVLSSPLFITIENPYTAQSERLQVGLVTLVAGLLGAGLAARGGWRWPRVFSGLVAGLVLGWIVGAGIFGGGAFPTSLYLALIVAPITTALGLVFALLEQRSRADWVRRSLGVVSLLPLITPPFVFAFALIYWLGRSGIITSDLLGLKTSFLFGINGVAIAQIFAFTPVAFLILRGSVQGLNPALEEASATLRAHPWDTFRRITWPLLRPGLAAAFLLTIIESLADFGNPMLLGGDRNFLATEVFLALTGRYDPNEAAVYGAVLLCLVLVIFGLQRVWLGNTSFVTVTGKPGAGNFSPLPVWLERTLQSILALWGLAVVLLYFSIFFGSFVQIWGINNSFTFKHYIDLTNLGLPVLFKTAQLAFISAIIATLVGSLIAYLVSRQQFWGRGLLEVGSMLSFATPGTVMGVAYILAFNTGPWLLTGTGIIIVLALVFRNMPAAVRGVISGLSQIDKSLEEASTLLRAPSSTTLRRVLLPLLIPQLLAGLVFAFVRGMTAISQIIFLISPGNALATVLMLRWIEQGDLGRGAAMATVMILGLLTVILILFAASRRLGRGASLESAV; this is encoded by the coding sequence ATGGCTGTAATAGGAAAAACCGGCCTTGTGGGCATGGCCAGCGGAAGGTCTTCTGCGTGGATGGCCGGACTGGTAAGCCTGCTGGGCCTCTTGCTACTGCCGTGGGTTCGTACCGACCGAAGTTTCCTCGAGTTCAACCCCAACCTTCTGGCTATGAGCACCGCCCCGGTGTTGGGAGCGGTGCTGCTGGCCATTGCACTCAGCCTTACGGCCCTGAGCTTGCTCCGCCTTCCCCTGGTGCATAGGGGCTACGCCTTGGTGGTGCTAGGTTCCGGGGGCTTTCTGGCAGGTGTGGGGTGGCTGGTGGCTACCTCGGCGCCGCTGGGGTTGGGCGCGCTGGTGGTGCTGGTCGCCCTGCTGACGGTGGTGGGCATTGGGCTGAGCGAGTCAGGCATTATCCAAAACGACCCCTTTGTCACTACCAGTATCCTGCTGTCTGCGCTGTTTGTGCTGCTGTTCATTATCTATCCACTTTTTACCGTGCTGCACGAATCGGTGGTGGTTAAGGGTGTCTTTACCCTCAGCAAGATTCAAAGCGTGCTCAGCTCACCGCTGTTCATCACCATCGAGAATCCCTACACTGCCCAGTCGGAGCGCTTGCAGGTGGGCCTGGTTACCCTGGTCGCTGGGCTGTTGGGTGCGGGGCTGGCGGCCCGTGGAGGTTGGCGCTGGCCTCGAGTCTTCAGCGGTTTGGTGGCGGGTCTGGTGCTGGGTTGGATTGTGGGTGCGGGCATTTTTGGGGGTGGGGCATTTCCTACCAGCCTGTACCTAGCCCTCATCGTGGCCCCCATTACCACTGCGCTGGGACTGGTGTTCGCGCTCTTGGAGCAGCGCTCGAGGGCCGACTGGGTTCGCCGCAGCCTGGGGGTGGTCAGCCTGCTGCCCCTCATCACCCCACCGTTTGTGTTCGCGTTTGCCCTCATCTACTGGCTGGGGCGCAGCGGCATCATCACCAGCGACCTGCTGGGCCTCAAAACCAGTTTTTTGTTTGGCATCAACGGGGTAGCCATTGCCCAAATTTTCGCTTTCACCCCAGTGGCCTTCCTGATTCTGCGCGGCTCGGTGCAGGGCCTGAACCCGGCCCTCGAGGAGGCTTCGGCCACCCTGCGGGCCCACCCCTGGGATACCTTCCGCCGCATTACTTGGCCCCTGCTGCGCCCTGGGCTGGCGGCGGCATTTTTGCTGACCATCATCGAGTCGCTGGCCGACTTCGGCAACCCTATGCTGCTGGGGGGTGACCGCAACTTCCTGGCCACCGAGGTATTCCTGGCCCTGACCGGACGCTACGACCCCAACGAGGCAGCGGTCTACGGCGCGGTGCTATTGTGTCTGGTACTGGTGATATTCGGCTTGCAGCGCGTGTGGCTGGGCAATACTTCGTTTGTTACGGTTACGGGCAAGCCCGGAGCGGGCAACTTTTCGCCCTTGCCGGTCTGGCTCGAGCGCACCCTGCAAAGCATCCTGGCCTTGTGGGGCCTGGCGGTGGTGCTGTTGTACTTCTCAATTTTCTTTGGCTCCTTTGTACAAATTTGGGGTATCAACAACAGCTTTACCTTCAAGCACTACATTGACCTGACCAACCTGGGCCTGCCGGTACTGTTCAAAACTGCGCAACTGGCCTTTATCAGCGCAATTATCGCCACCCTGGTAGGCTCCCTGATTGCCTATCTGGTCTCGAGGCAGCAGTTCTGGGGGCGGGGGCTATTAGAAGTGGGTTCGATGCTCTCCTTTGCCACCCCCGGCACCGTGATGGGTGTAGCCTACATCCTGGCCTTCAACACCGGCCCCTGGCTGCTTACCGGCACCGGCATCATCATCGTGCTGGCGCTGGTTTTTCGTAACATGCCAGCAGCGGTGCGGGGGGTTATCTCGGGCCTTTCCCAGATTGATAAAAGCCTGGAGGAAGCCTCCACCCTGCTCAGAGCGCCCTCGAGCACCACCCTGCGCAGGGTGTTGCTGCCCTTGCTTATCCCCCAGCTTCTGGCCGGGCTGGTTTTCGCCTTTGTGCGGGGCATGACCGCCATCAGCCAGATTATCTTCCTGATTAGCCCCGGAAACGCACTGGCCACCGTGCTGATGTTGCGCTGGATCGAGCAGGGCGACCTGGGCCGGGGCGCGGCCATGGCCACGGTAATGATTCTGGGTTTGCTCACGGTCATCCTGATTCTGTTTGCCGCCTCGAGGCGGCTGGGACGCGGCGCCTCGCTGGAGTCCGCGGTGTGA
- a CDS encoding allantoinase, protein MLDLIVRGGKLVTPEGVRQADLAVADGRIAQIAPEIAEPARQELRAEGLHVFPGLIDVHVHFNEPGQAHWEGIATGSAALAAGGGTAFFDMPLNSLPCTLDAPSFDQKLAAMRASSHTDFALWGGLTPNTLQHLPDLAERGVIGFKAFMSNSGLPEFPACDDASLFVGMRLAAQLGLPVAVHAESDAMTAYLAQQKRQQGQTTWRDFLDSRPVYTELEAIQRALLFAQETGCRLHIVHISSGAGVVLAAEAKARGVDVSLETCPHYLAFTEEDLERLGAVGKCAPPLRSSDQQTLLWSQVLQGQIDIIASDHSPSPPEMKQGDDFFALWGGIAGVQSTLAVLLTEGWQRRGLALERLAALLSANPARRFGLVGKGRLAEGYDADFTLVDLQQTHTLEPQNLHYRHPISPYLGRTFVGAVRETWLRGQRVYALGKIEKPSEVRLLKGSIPFRTEP, encoded by the coding sequence ATGCTCGATCTAATCGTGCGCGGTGGAAAGCTGGTCACCCCCGAAGGGGTGCGGCAGGCCGACCTGGCGGTCGCAGATGGGCGGATTGCCCAGATAGCCCCGGAAATTGCCGAACCGGCCCGGCAGGAGCTTCGCGCAGAGGGCTTGCACGTCTTTCCGGGCCTGATTGACGTACACGTGCACTTCAACGAGCCGGGGCAGGCCCACTGGGAAGGCATCGCCACCGGCAGCGCGGCCCTGGCCGCCGGCGGCGGCACGGCGTTTTTCGATATGCCGCTCAACTCCCTGCCCTGCACCCTCGATGCCCCTTCCTTCGACCAGAAGCTGGCAGCCATGCGGGCCTCCTCCCACACCGATTTCGCCCTGTGGGGGGGCCTCACCCCAAACACCTTGCAGCATCTACCCGACCTAGCCGAGCGGGGTGTAATCGGGTTCAAGGCTTTTATGTCAAACTCGGGCCTACCCGAGTTTCCCGCTTGCGACGATGCTTCTTTATTCGTTGGGATGCGCCTGGCGGCCCAGTTGGGCCTACCGGTAGCCGTGCACGCCGAGTCAGACGCCATGACCGCCTACCTGGCCCAGCAAAAACGCCAGCAAGGCCAGACCACCTGGCGCGACTTTCTGGACTCAAGGCCGGTTTACACCGAACTCGAGGCCATCCAGCGGGCCTTGTTGTTTGCCCAGGAAACCGGCTGTCGGCTGCACATCGTGCACATCAGCTCGGGGGCCGGGGTAGTGCTGGCCGCCGAGGCCAAAGCCAGAGGGGTGGACGTGAGCCTCGAGACCTGTCCCCACTACCTGGCCTTCACCGAGGAAGACCTCGAGCGCCTGGGGGCCGTCGGCAAGTGCGCCCCGCCCCTTCGCTCCAGCGACCAACAAACCCTGCTGTGGAGCCAGGTGTTGCAGGGGCAGATTGATATCATCGCTTCCGACCACTCCCCCAGCCCCCCCGAGATGAAGCAGGGCGACGACTTTTTTGCCCTGTGGGGCGGGATTGCTGGGGTGCAGTCCACCCTGGCTGTGCTTCTAACCGAAGGCTGGCAACGGCGCGGGCTGGCCCTGGAGCGGCTGGCCGCCCTGCTCTCGGCCAACCCGGCGCGGCGTTTTGGCCTCGTGGGCAAGGGCCGCCTGGCCGAAGGCTACGACGCCGACTTCACCCTGGTAGATCTGCAGCAGACCCACACCCTGGAGCCCCAGAACCTGCACTACCGGCATCCCATCTCGCCCTACCTGGGCCGTACCTTCGTGGGGGCTGTGCGAGAGACCTGGCTACGGGGGCAGCGGGTGTATGCCTTGGGTAAGATAGAAAAGCCCAGCGAGGTTCGATTGCTCAAGGGGTCGATCCCCTTCAGGACAGAACCCTGA
- a CDS encoding ABC transporter substrate-binding protein, with product MFALLATSMGFAQQRVVNVICSVTQNWCEALGPAFKQATGIEVRIVSVSTNEALARLRAERNNPTFDVWFGGTGDPHYEAFKDAITEWYRVKSYNDLSPTMKQAIGTTYTPLYQGILGFGINPKVLQDRGAPIPRCWKDLANPAYRGLIQVSNPNTSGTAYTQIATLVQLFGEDEAFDLMKSYHRNVAEYTRSGVAPRIALGRGEIGIGIQFMHDLVEFKKQGFPIEIVAPCEGTGYEIGGLSLVRGAKNKANGQAFMDWATSPEGQQVGFRAGIFSLPSNTKTPLIEGIPNPKDFKLINYDAKKYGDPDLRQRLIARWTREVFPLPRR from the coding sequence GTGTTCGCACTGCTAGCAACAAGCATGGGCTTTGCCCAGCAGCGGGTTGTCAATGTGATCTGTAGCGTCACGCAAAACTGGTGTGAGGCCTTGGGGCCGGCCTTCAAACAGGCGACGGGCATTGAGGTGCGCATCGTGAGCGTCTCGACCAACGAGGCCCTGGCCCGCTTACGGGCCGAGCGCAACAACCCCACCTTTGATGTGTGGTTTGGGGGCACAGGCGATCCACACTACGAAGCCTTCAAAGATGCCATCACCGAATGGTATCGGGTCAAGTCCTACAACGATTTGTCTCCTACCATGAAGCAGGCCATCGGTACGACCTACACCCCGCTTTACCAGGGGATTCTGGGCTTTGGCATTAACCCCAAGGTGCTCCAGGATCGCGGCGCACCCATTCCTCGCTGCTGGAAGGATCTCGCCAACCCAGCTTACCGGGGTCTGATTCAGGTCTCTAACCCCAACACCTCCGGAACCGCCTACACCCAGATTGCCACCTTGGTGCAGTTGTTCGGCGAGGATGAAGCGTTCGATCTGATGAAGAGCTATCACCGCAACGTGGCCGAATACACCCGCTCGGGCGTGGCCCCGCGCATTGCGCTGGGGCGCGGTGAGATTGGCATTGGGATTCAGTTCATGCACGACCTGGTGGAGTTCAAGAAGCAAGGCTTCCCCATCGAGATTGTGGCTCCCTGTGAGGGTACAGGCTACGAAATCGGCGGCCTGAGCCTGGTGCGCGGGGCTAAGAACAAAGCCAACGGCCAGGCCTTCATGGACTGGGCTACTTCTCCCGAGGGCCAGCAGGTGGGCTTCCGGGCAGGCATTTTCTCGTTGCCTTCCAACACCAAAACCCCTCTAATCGAAGGCATTCCCAACCCCAAAGACTTCAAGCTCATCAACTACGACGCCAAGAAGTACGGCGACCCCGATCTGCGCCAGCGGCTGATTGCCCGCTGGACAAGAGAGGTATTCCCGTTGCCGCGCCGCTAA
- the allE gene encoding (S)-ureidoglycine aminohydrolase, whose protein sequence is MSLTGFTRTRVAPDHALLTPDTFVRAPLPGWKNTACIVHISPELGARFKMYTVEMEAGGTGEMTLLDIQRFAYVLEGAVALEVGGARHALGAHHYAYLPANTPHRFEAAARARMVVFDKPYQALAGVEVPSVVLGHEPDIPSSPLLGDEALQVRLLLPDNPSFDMAVNTMTFAPGAHLSLVETHVMEHGLLFLEGGGVYRLSDHWYTVQAGDVIWMASYCPQWFGALGKTPSKYLIYKDVNRHSLELLS, encoded by the coding sequence ATGAGTCTGACCGGTTTTACCCGTACCCGTGTAGCCCCCGACCACGCCCTCTTGACCCCCGATACCTTTGTGCGGGCCCCCCTGCCCGGCTGGAAAAACACGGCCTGCATAGTGCACATCTCCCCCGAGCTGGGGGCCCGCTTCAAGATGTACACGGTGGAGATGGAAGCCGGTGGCACCGGCGAGATGACCCTGCTGGATATCCAGCGGTTTGCCTATGTGCTGGAAGGTGCGGTGGCGCTCGAGGTGGGCGGCGCCCGGCATGCCCTGGGGGCCCACCACTACGCCTACCTGCCGGCCAACACCCCGCACCGGTTCGAGGCCGCCGCCCGCGCGCGGATGGTGGTATTCGACAAGCCCTACCAGGCCCTGGCCGGGGTAGAAGTGCCCTCCGTGGTGCTCGGGCACGAGCCCGATATCCCCAGCAGCCCGCTCCTGGGCGACGAGGCCCTGCAGGTGCGCCTGCTCTTGCCGGATAACCCCTCTTTTGATATGGCCGTCAACACCATGACCTTTGCCCCCGGCGCCCACCTGTCGCTGGTGGAAACCCACGTGATGGAACACGGCCTGCTCTTCCTCGAGGGCGGGGGGGTGTACCGGCTGAGCGACCACTGGTACACCGTGCAGGCCGGCGACGTCATCTGGATGGCCTCCTACTGCCCACAGTGGTTCGGGGCGCTGGGCAAAACACCCAGCAAGTACCTGATTTACAAAGACGTCAACCGGCACTCGCTCGAGCTGCTCTCCTGA
- a CDS encoding ABC transporter ATP-binding protein has protein sequence MQQAVANLKGAHQAVSVRLEGIVKKFGKVTAVEKVDLELPAGKLVTLLGPSGCGKTTILRMVAGLERPTEGRILFGGEDVTRLPAYLRDITMMFQSYALFPHMNVYQNIAYGLEVTRRPREEIRERVAEVVRQVGLTGLEERPVAALSGGQQQRVALARSLVMQPRVLLFDEPLSNLDAKLRKRVREEIRDIQQELGITSLYVTHDQEEAMAISDLVVLMNKGVIEQQGDPRTLYTRPISRFAADFIGRANFFEGYYSGGLLQVGTYSLPHQQEGISGRVTVMVRPEALRVSREGEGLEGTVHLVSFLGSSTEFSVDTAVGRLEGVVAGDAPELPGRGEKVRIWFAPQGTYLLPA, from the coding sequence ATGCAGCAAGCTGTAGCCAATCTGAAGGGCGCGCACCAGGCGGTGTCGGTTAGGCTCGAGGGCATCGTCAAGAAATTCGGCAAAGTGACCGCGGTGGAAAAGGTAGACCTGGAGCTACCGGCGGGGAAGCTCGTCACCCTACTGGGCCCCTCGGGTTGTGGAAAAACCACCATCCTGCGCATGGTAGCCGGGCTCGAGCGCCCCACCGAGGGACGCATTCTTTTTGGCGGGGAGGACGTCACCCGGCTACCGGCATATCTGCGCGACATCACCATGATGTTCCAGAGCTACGCCCTCTTCCCCCATATGAACGTCTATCAGAACATCGCCTATGGCCTCGAGGTGACCCGTCGCCCCAGGGAGGAAATCCGCGAGCGGGTGGCCGAGGTGGTACGGCAGGTAGGCCTGACGGGCCTCGAGGAGCGCCCGGTAGCGGCCCTATCGGGGGGGCAGCAGCAACGGGTAGCCCTGGCCCGCTCGCTGGTTATGCAGCCACGGGTGCTGCTTTTCGATGAACCGCTCTCCAACCTCGACGCCAAGCTGCGCAAGCGGGTGCGCGAGGAAATCCGCGACATACAGCAAGAACTCGGCATCACCTCGCTCTACGTAACCCACGACCAGGAAGAGGCCATGGCCATCTCCGACCTAGTGGTGCTGATGAACAAGGGGGTCATCGAGCAGCAGGGCGACCCCCGTACCCTCTACACCAGGCCCATCAGCCGCTTTGCCGCCGACTTTATCGGGCGGGCCAACTTTTTTGAAGGGTACTACAGCGGCGGACTCCTCCAGGTAGGAACTTACAGCCTGCCCCACCAGCAGGAGGGCATCTCGGGCAGGGTGACGGTGATGGTGCGGCCGGAGGCCCTGCGGGTCTCGAGGGAAGGGGAGGGCCTCGAGGGCACCGTGCACCTGGTGTCCTTTCTGGGTTCCTCTACCGAGTTCAGCGTAGACACCGCTGTGGGTCGGCTCGAGGGTGTGGTCGCAGGCGACGCCCCCGAGCTGCCGGGCCGTGGCGAGAAGGTTCGGATATGGTTTGCTCCGCAGGGAACCTATTTGCTCCCGGCATGA
- a CDS encoding M20 family metallo-hydrolase, translating to MIVRPLIDQERIIRELEALAEFSDTPKPAITRILFTKPDLEARAYLKGLCEEAGLSLREDGLGNIFARWEGSAPDLPAVGTGSHFDAIPYAGMYDGTVGVLGGLEAIRSLQRSGFKPYRSIELLIFTAEEPTRFGIGCLGSRALAGVLSPDSLRELKDPEGRTLEEVRWEAGYMGRLEDVALPEGYYSAFVELHIEQGPVLEQERVPLGIVTAIAAPASLRVNLEGVGGHAGTVLMPDRRDALCAAAEIILGVEAFAKNSGSINTVATTGFCEVYPNAVNSVPSRVRLEVDIRDIEQSRRDQVIRSVIQGVEQVCTRRDIKYSVEIINIDPPAKAGSEVLKALVASCGEAGVKFKFMVSRAYHDALFMARITPTAMLFIPCRQGVSHRPDEYAAPEDIARGVHVLALTLAKLSLAEDKAVPKDDPVLLDE from the coding sequence ATGATCGTACGACCCCTAATAGACCAAGAACGAATTATCCGTGAACTCGAGGCCCTGGCGGAGTTTTCCGATACCCCCAAGCCGGCCATTACCCGCATCCTGTTTACCAAGCCCGACCTGGAAGCGCGGGCCTACCTCAAGGGGCTGTGCGAGGAAGCGGGTCTCAGCCTACGGGAAGATGGGCTGGGCAACATCTTCGCCCGCTGGGAGGGCTCCGCGCCCGATCTGCCTGCGGTGGGTACCGGCTCCCACTTCGACGCCATCCCCTATGCCGGCATGTACGACGGTACGGTGGGTGTGCTGGGAGGGCTGGAGGCCATCCGCTCCCTTCAGCGCAGCGGCTTCAAGCCCTACCGCTCCATCGAACTGCTCATATTCACCGCCGAGGAGCCCACCCGTTTTGGCATTGGTTGCCTGGGGAGCCGGGCCCTGGCCGGGGTCTTGAGCCCCGATTCGCTGCGCGAGCTCAAAGACCCGGAGGGGCGTACCCTTGAGGAGGTGCGCTGGGAGGCTGGTTATATGGGCCGCCTGGAGGACGTGGCCCTCCCCGAGGGCTACTACTCGGCTTTTGTGGAGCTGCACATCGAGCAAGGACCGGTGCTCGAGCAAGAACGCGTCCCGCTGGGCATCGTGACGGCCATTGCAGCCCCGGCCTCCCTGCGGGTTAACCTGGAGGGGGTAGGAGGCCACGCCGGAACCGTTCTGATGCCCGATCGGCGCGATGCCCTGTGCGCCGCCGCCGAGATTATTCTGGGTGTGGAGGCCTTTGCTAAAAACAGCGGCAGCATCAATACCGTGGCTACCACCGGCTTTTGCGAGGTTTATCCCAACGCAGTCAATAGCGTGCCCAGCCGGGTCAGGCTCGAGGTCGACATCCGCGATATCGAACAGTCCCGCCGGGATCAGGTGATTCGCAGTGTCATTCAGGGGGTCGAGCAGGTCTGCACCAGACGTGACATCAAGTACAGCGTAGAAATTATCAACATAGACCCCCCCGCCAAGGCAGGCTCTGAGGTGTTAAAGGCCCTGGTGGCTTCGTGTGGCGAGGCCGGGGTAAAGTTCAAGTTTATGGTGAGCCGGGCTTACCACGATGCCTTGTTCATGGCCCGGATTACCCCCACCGCTATGCTGTTTATTCCATGCCGGCAAGGTGTGAGCCATCGCCCAGATGAGTATGCCGCGCCCGAAGATATTGCCAGGGGCGTCCACGTACTGGCCCTCACCCTAGCCAAGCTCTCGCTAGCCGAGGACAAAGCCGTTCCAAAGGACGACCCCGTTTTACTCGATGAGTAA
- the rpmI gene encoding 50S ribosomal protein L35: MAKMKTHKGAKSRVKITATGKVVGKKPGKRHLNWHKSGSSRRQKGRDFTFSKGEERRVHRLMPYDV, from the coding sequence ATGGCCAAGATGAAGACCCATAAGGGCGCCAAAAGCCGTGTCAAGATCACGGCTACAGGCAAAGTGGTAGGCAAAAAGCCGGGGAAGCGCCACCTCAACTGGCACAAGTCGGGCAGCAGCCGCCGTCAGAAAGGGCGCGACTTTACCTTTTCGAAAGGTGAAGAGCGCCGTGTCCACCGTCTGATGCCCTACGACGTATAA
- a CDS encoding FAD-binding oxidoreductase has protein sequence MMQYDILVAGAGIIGAACAYRLAERGLRIAVLEQAPAPAMGSTGKSAAGVRVQFTEATNILLSWYSIQEYQQMPEAAYRPIGYLFLVPDSQWEQHLAGVELQRSLGVPVEVRDLEAAQEWFDFMPLAAGLEPTLGATYGPADGIVDPHGICMAYLRRARELGAVVLTETEFCSAEPTKAGWKVQTSQGLLETRIILNAAGAWAGEVGRRAGLEIPVHPARRMVFCTAPIPHPAWHPLTIDLSSGFWFRPEHDRLIFGRSNPDDLGFSEGMDWSWLEPTLEVGLARFPWLEQFQLDHKASWWGYYEVTPDHNPILGRMPGVEGWVNACGFSGHGVQQAAMVGRLMAEEVVEGRACSLNIDALRYERFAGAKNTVEKNIV, from the coding sequence ATGATGCAGTACGATATCTTAGTTGCTGGGGCGGGCATTATCGGTGCGGCCTGTGCCTATCGCCTGGCCGAACGCGGCCTGCGAATAGCTGTGCTTGAGCAGGCTCCGGCGCCGGCCATGGGTTCGACCGGCAAGAGCGCGGCGGGTGTGCGGGTGCAGTTTACTGAAGCCACCAACATCCTTCTGTCCTGGTATTCCATTCAAGAGTACCAACAGATGCCCGAAGCCGCCTACCGGCCCATCGGCTACTTGTTTTTGGTGCCGGACTCCCAGTGGGAACAGCACCTGGCGGGGGTGGAGCTGCAGCGCAGCCTGGGAGTGCCGGTGGAGGTGCGGGATCTCGAGGCTGCTCAGGAATGGTTCGACTTCATGCCGCTGGCCGCGGGCCTGGAACCTACCCTGGGGGCTACTTATGGCCCTGCTGATGGCATTGTAGACCCCCATGGCATTTGCATGGCTTACCTCCGGCGTGCAAGGGAGTTGGGTGCTGTGGTGCTTACCGAGACCGAGTTTTGCTCAGCCGAACCGACCAAGGCCGGGTGGAAGGTGCAGACCTCCCAAGGATTGCTCGAGACCCGTATCATTCTCAATGCTGCTGGGGCCTGGGCGGGCGAGGTGGGGCGCAGGGCCGGGCTGGAAATTCCCGTGCATCCCGCCCGACGGATGGTTTTCTGCACCGCGCCCATTCCCCATCCTGCCTGGCACCCCCTGACCATAGATCTGTCCAGCGGTTTCTGGTTTCGTCCCGAGCACGACCGGTTAATCTTTGGCCGCAGCAACCCAGATGACCTGGGCTTTAGCGAGGGTATGGACTGGAGCTGGCTCGAGCCCACCCTGGAGGTGGGCCTGGCTCGCTTCCCCTGGCTCGAGCAGTTCCAGCTCGACCACAAAGCCAGTTGGTGGGGCTACTATGAGGTGACCCCCGACCACAACCCCATCCTGGGCCGGATGCCCGGTGTGGAGGGCTGGGTTAACGCCTGTGGCTTTTCCGGCCATGGGGTGCAACAGGCTGCTATGGTAGGCCGTCTGATGGCCGAGGAAGTGGTGGAGGGTCGGGCCTGCAGTTTGAATATAGACGCACTGCGCTACGAACGATTTGCTGGCGCAAAAAATACAGTTGAAAAGAATATCGTTTAG
- the rplT gene encoding 50S ribosomal protein L20, with protein MPRAKTGVVRRRKHKAILKRAKGFYALRSKSVRKARETLFSGAMRSFNDRRKRKGDMRRLWIVRINAAARQHGLSYSVFMHGLKKAGIELDRKILADIAVRQPEAFAELVSKARA; from the coding sequence ATGCCACGCGCCAAGACCGGTGTAGTTCGTCGTCGTAAACACAAGGCCATCCTTAAGCGTGCCAAGGGCTTTTACGCCCTGCGCTCCAAGAGTGTTCGTAAGGCCCGCGAAACCCTGTTTAGCGGAGCCATGCGCTCCTTCAACGACCGCCGCAAGCGCAAGGGCGATATGCGCCGCTTGTGGATTGTGCGTATCAACGCTGCTGCTCGTCAGCATGGTCTGAGCTACAGCGTGTTTATGCACGGCCTCAAAAAGGCTGGGATCGAGCTTGACCGCAAGATTCTTGCCGATATTGCGGTACGCCAGCCCGAAGCTTTCGCTGAACTGGTCAGCAAAGCCAGGGCCTAG